The Pan troglodytes isolate AG18354 chromosome 1, NHGRI_mPanTro3-v2.0_pri, whole genome shotgun sequence genome includes a region encoding these proteins:
- the TMEM69 gene encoding transmembrane protein 69 — protein sequence MLRFIQKFSQASSKILKYSFPVGLRTSRTDILSLKMSLQQNFSPCPRPWLSSSFPAYMSKTQCYHTSPCSFKKQQKQALLARPPSTITYLTDSPKPALYVTLAGLIPFVAPPLVMLMTKTYIPILAFTQMAYGASFLSFLGGIRWGFALPEGSPAKPDYLNLASSTAPLFFSWFAFLISERLSEAIVTVIMGMGVAFHLELFLLPHYPNWFKALRIVVTLLATFSFIITLVVKSSFPEKGHKRPGQV from the coding sequence ATACTGAAGTACTCTTTCCCAGTGGGACTAAGAACCAGCAGAACAGATATACTTTCTCTCAAGATGTCTCTCCAGCAGAACTTCTCCCCATGTCCAAGGCCTTGGCTTTCCTCATCATTTCCAGCGTATATGAGCAAGACACAGTGCTATCATACATCCCCCTGCAGCTTTAAAAAGCAGCAGAAGCAAGCACTTCTAGCCAGGCCCCCAAGCACCATCACTTACCTAACTGACAGCCCAAAGCCAGCATTATATGTAACTCTGGCAGGACTAATCCCCTTCGTTGCTCCACCACTGGTCATGCTGATGACAAAAACTTATATTCCCATATTAGCTTTTACTCAGATGGCTTATGGAGCCAGTTTCCTATCTTTCTTGGGTGGGatcagatggggttttgctctacCAGAAGGTAGTCCAGCCAAACCAGACTACCTTAATTTAGCTAGCAGTAcagctcctcttttcttttcatggtttgCCTTCCTTATTTCTGAAAGACTTAGTGAAGCCATAGTCACAGTAATAATGGGTATGGGAGTAGCATTCCACCTTGAACTTTTTCTCTTACCACATTATCCCAACTGGTTTAAAGCCCTGAGGATAGTAGTCACTTTATTGGCCACTTTTTCATTTATAATCACTTTAGTAGTTAAAAGTAGTTTTCCAGAAAAAGGACATAAGAGACCTGGTcaagtataa